CAATATGTGCTGAGACAATGAAACTGTTcctaggattttttttttttaaagcatgcTACCAAACGAACTTAGACAAGAAAAACACTTGCAAGTTTATTTTTTCCCATATAAACCTCTCAGAAGACTAATGGGCAAAAGCAAATTCTCTTCCCTCCTCATAGGAAGAAAATGAGGATCTGAAATGCCAGCTTGCCTTCATCAAGGAGGAAGCCATCTTGATGAGGAAAAAGATGGCAAAGATCGACAAGGAGAAGGACCGACTGGAGCAGGAGCTGCAGAAGTATCGCTCCTTCTATGGGGATGTGGACAGCCCTCTGCCTAAAGGTGAGGCTGGAGGACCCCCCACCACCCGCGAATCAGAGCTGAAACTCCGCTTACGcctggtggaggaggaggcgaACATCCTGGGGAGGAAGATTGTGGAGCTGGAGGTGGAGAACAGGGGACTGAAAGCTGAGCTGGATGACATGAGGGAGGACAGGTACTTGGCACTCTTGCATTATTTTCCTTCATAggaaaattcaatttaaaatttgtGACAacacaaattatattttattgtttttgcaaaAACAGAATAGAAAAGAGGACTCTGTAAAGAAAATTCCACAGTTACTGAtgccttctctctcctctcctagTATGGCAGCTGCAGGAGTGGACAGCTCCGGCAGTGGAGGTCAACAGTGCAGGGAGCAGGGCGAGGCTCTGTCAGAGCTGAGGCAGCAGCTTCAGCTGGTGGAAGATGAGGCAGAACTTCTCCGCAGAAATTTAGCAGATGTGGAAGAGGAGAACAAAAAGGTAGAATGCACTCCCAAAACGACTGATTTCTGGTCAGGTCCAAGGACTGAATCCACAGTAATGTcttaataaatgtaataaatgataATTGTACTGATATACTCCTCTTTAGTCTGTTCTCTATTTTCTCTGCCTTCTATTTGATGCATTAAGCTCTgttaaactttaaataaattcCATCAAAATTACAACAGACTGTAAATAATATATGACGTATGCTTTTTTTTGATATTACAAGGTAACATAAGGCTGCTTTAATTTCAGAGATGTAAGATGTAATTTTCATAAGTGTCTCCTCTTTCCTTGTCTATCTGTTGCTATTTTTAGTATCACCAGTGACTTTGAGGCATTGCATAAAAGCTGTCTGCTGTCTGAGCCTCATGCATAAGAAATTCAAGTGTGTGAACTATTTATACTCACAACACTAAATACACATACTAACACTCAGTTTCACATTTAGGTGACAAGTGAGCTTAATAAACTGAAGTACAAGGCTGGATCGCATGAAGCTGGAATGAGACATGGAGgaggtttgtttattttgatttttttttttactttttgtctcTCAGTAAGTCGTTGTTATATGAGACGAAACAGCTGCACTGCGCTTCTCTTTTCGCTTAATAAATCTGTATCaggtgaaaaatgtgtttcataagGCCTCCAAGAGCTTCACATTAACTTCTCATTTGCAGAGTTGTTCCACTTTTCATTGTTGCCTTGTTTCAACCCCAGGAGGAGCTGACCCCGCTAAGGTGGAGGCCCTCCAGGAGGAGCTGAAAGCAGCACGTCTGCAGATCAATGAACTGAGCGGAAAAGTTATGCAGCTCCAGTATGAGAACCGCGTGCTGCTCTCCAACATGCAGCGCTATGACCTGGCCTCCCACTTGGGCATCCGAGGCAGCCCGCGGGACAGTGACGCAGAAAGCGACGGAGGGCGGGACGATGACACCCCCTCAGCCTCGGCTTCCTCCCCTCGCCTCCTCCCGCCCCACCGCAAACGCGAGGGCCCTATTGGAGGGGAGAGTGACTCGGACGAGGTGAGGAACATCCGCTGCCTTACCCCGACACGCTCCCTGTACTCACCCGTGGACAGCCGTTTTTTATCCAGAAGCCTGAAGGACCGGCAGCAGATGATAGACATCCGCATCGAGGCGGAGAGGCTGGGCCGGACCATCGACAGGCTCATCGCTGACACCAGCACTATCATCGCTGAGGCTCGCGTCTACGTCACCAACGGGGAGCTGTTTGCCAGGctggatgaggatgaggaaggtGGCAGGTAATGAAGACAAGAGGGCTTCAAGTGATCAGATGTTCCTTAGTATGtctttattgtgatttttaaagCAACTCATGCATGAATTCACTGAGAGTTCACACATACTCTGCCTCTTCTCCATAGGATCAGAGAGCATGAGCTCCTGTATCGCATCAATGCTCAGATGAAAGCCTTCAGGAAGGAGTTGCAGAGCTTCATTGACCGGCTGGATGTCCCCAAGCAGGAGGATAAACAGGCAGAGGAGCCACTGTCTGTAAGATGATGCAAATACACAGACGACTGTAATTTCTGTGCTGTCTAATATGCACATTTTGTATTCTAACTGCTTGTCAATCTGCCCCTCTTCTTCCCCTCCCCTTTTCATTTAACTCTCATCCATCAAGATGTTTCAGCCCATTATTTTGCTGATCCTCATTCTTGTTCTGTTTTCCTCACTCTCTTATGCCACCATTTTCAAATTGGTATTCCTTTTCACCCTGTTCTTTGTTCTGTAAAGCACATAATCAATATCATATTATGTacatctttattatttttttagtaATCCATTCAT
The sequence above is drawn from the Thunnus maccoyii chromosome 10, fThuMac1.1, whole genome shotgun sequence genome and encodes:
- the LOC121905941 gene encoding protein SOGA3 isoform X2, whose product is MMNPSSADSSRQPDNSSRKQQRSSSPAGLKDGGAKATQKGSNSSKPITSKQGGGGGGRNSRGHSPVSTGRERQAGGAPAIKGAAAVQAAGAESPTLSRPAAAAADRGGIHTSDDSTRLVTDASSPSRADPNRVVSDQPCASKSPKLRSKNPRGGEAAAATSGSKKSSKGTVGCGPGFWKEGCLQSELIQFHLNKSLGKKGTKMQAKSASPPASEPELSPEPDCPQPAPQPDQRLQDEIERLEDENDDLKTEIEEMRAEMDEMRDTFYEEDACQLQDMRRELERANKNCRILQYRLKKAERKRLRITESGQVDGELLRSLEQDLKVAKDVSVRLHHELENVEEKRTKTEDENEKLRQQLIEVEVTKQALQNELEKAKELSLKRKGSKDGQKAERKTPQTPIEEENEDLKCQLAFIKEEAILMRKKMAKIDKEKDRLEQELQKYRSFYGDVDSPLPKGEAGGPPTTRESELKLRLRLVEEEANILGRKIVELEVENRGLKAELDDMREDSMAAAGVDSSGSGGQQCREQGEALSELRQQLQLVEDEAELLRRNLADVEEENKKVTSELNKLKYKAGSHEAGMRHGGGGADPAKVEALQEELKAARLQINELSGKVMQLQYENRVLLSNMQRYDLASHLGIRGSPRDSDAESDGGRDDDTPSASASSPRLLPPHRKREGPIGGESDSDEVRNIRCLTPTRSLYSPVDSRFLSRSLKDRQQMIDIRIEAERLGRTIDRLIADTSTIIAEARVYVTNGELFARLDEDEEGGRIREHELLYRINAQMKAFRKELQSFIDRLDVPKQEDKQAEEPLSMFQPIILLILILVLFSSLSYATIFKLVFLFTLFFVL
- the LOC121905941 gene encoding protein SOGA3 isoform X4, whose amino-acid sequence is MMNPSSADSSRQPDNSSRKQQRSSSPAGLKDGGAKATQKGSNSSKPITSKQGGGGGGRNSRGHSPVSTGRERQAGGAPAIKGAAAVQAAGAESPTLSRPAAAAADRGGIHTSDDSTRLVTDASSPSRADPNRVVSDQPCASKSPKLRSKNPRGGEAAAATSGSKKSSKGTVGCGPGFWKEGCLQSELIQFHLNKSLGKKGTKMQAKSASPPASEPELSPEPDCPQPAPQPDQRLQDEIERLEDENDDLKTEIEEMRAEMDEMRDTFYEEDACQLQDMRRELERANKNCRILQYRLKKAERKRLRITESGQVDGELLRSLEQDLKVAKDVSVRLHHELENVEEKRTKTEDENEKLRQQLIEVEVTKQALQNELEKAKELSLKRKGSKDGQKAERKTPQTPIEEENEDLKCQLAFIKEEAILMRKKMAKIDKEKDRLEQELQKYRSFYGDVDSPLPKGEAGGPPTTRESELKLRLRLVEEEANILGRKIVELEVENRGLKAELDDMREDSMAAAGVDSSGSGGQQCREQGEALSELRQQLQLVEDEAELLRRNLADVEEENKKVTSELNKLKYKAGSHEAGMRHGGGGADPAKVEALQEELKAARLQINELSGKVMQLQYENRVLLSNMQRYDLASHLGIRGSPRDSDAESDGGRDDDTPSASASSPRLLPPHRKREGPIGGESDSDEVRNIRCLTPTRSLYSPVDSRFLSRSLKDRQQMIDIRIEAERLGRTIDRLIADTSTIIAEARVYVTNGELFARLDEDEEGGRIREHELLYRINAQMKAFRKELQSFIDRLDVPKQEDKQAEEPLSFCYVEHVT